A genomic window from Nosocomiicoccus massiliensis includes:
- a CDS encoding EMYY motif lipoprotein: protein MFRYLKLTILLGTVFIISACQSSLESDIQQYEENMEDIYELDRQFLEALDELDLKQLETVYATEADVSKDDIAEIKKVVDESLVPLSTKMNEKIETVEVSNEELKEVHEDYVESLELKETFAKELGRGIDLYLSYKESTNQLIKDGEAVSAAKKERQSIIQGNHSKVAAAEIDQVIDIVNERSGELEENVGLLQSDNDVAEKQRIVDEVLMPILDTQIDKLNQLSLETDEAKSVRSISLEMFYTFKSYYKERINIIQVYEEEQNLQIQNIVPKTESFNKLDMTYSEKLNQLKESTK from the coding sequence ATGTTTCGATATTTAAAGTTAACGATATTACTCGGCACAGTCTTCATTATATCTGCGTGCCAGTCATCGTTAGAAAGTGACATCCAGCAATATGAAGAAAATATGGAAGATATTTATGAACTCGACCGACAATTTCTTGAGGCACTCGACGAACTCGACTTAAAGCAACTAGAGACAGTCTATGCAACAGAGGCAGATGTTTCAAAAGATGACATCGCTGAAATTAAAAAAGTAGTCGATGAATCTCTCGTCCCATTGTCGACTAAAATGAATGAAAAAATAGAAACGGTAGAAGTTTCAAACGAAGAGTTAAAAGAAGTGCATGAAGATTATGTAGAGAGTTTAGAGTTAAAAGAAACGTTCGCGAAAGAGCTCGGACGTGGGATCGATTTATATTTATCGTATAAAGAGTCGACAAATCAACTCATTAAAGACGGTGAAGCCGTCAGTGCGGCAAAAAAAGAACGTCAGTCTATTATCCAAGGCAACCACTCTAAAGTAGCTGCAGCAGAAATCGACCAAGTGATAGACATCGTCAATGAGCGTAGTGGTGAGCTTGAAGAAAATGTCGGTTTATTACAAAGCGATAACGATGTAGCTGAGAAACAACGCATTGTGGATGAAGTACTAATGCCAATTTTAGATACACAAATCGACAAATTAAATCAATTATCACTTGAAACTGACGAAGCAAAATCTGTACGAAGTATCAGTTTAGAAATGTTTTATACATTCAAATCATATTACAAAGAACGTATTAACATCATCCAAGTATACGAAGAAGAACAAAATCTTCAAATTCAAAACATCGTTCCAAAAACAGAATCGTTTAATAAACTTGATATGACGTACTCAGAAAAACTGAATCAATTAAAAGAATCTACAAAATAA